The Argopecten irradians isolate NY chromosome 4, Ai_NY, whole genome shotgun sequence genome has a window encoding:
- the LOC138322167 gene encoding mucin-2-like, translating into MSTSTTPQSTSTVPTTTTTASTVSTTHPPMTPVPRVTTTPQSTSTVPTTTTTGSTVSTTHPPMTPVPRVTATPHSTSTVPTTTTTASTVSTTHPPMTPVPRVTTTPQSTSTVPTTTTTASTVSTTHPPMTPVPRVTTTPQSTSTVPTTTTTASTVSTTHPPMTPVPRVTTTPQSTSTVPTTTTTASTVSTTHPPMTPVPRVTATQQSTSTVPMTTTTTASTVSTTHPPMTPVPRVTATQQSTSTVPTTTTTGSTVSTTHPPMTPVPRVTTTPQSTSTAPTTTTTASTVSTTHPPMTPVPRVTATLQSTSTVPTTSTTASTVSTTHPPMTPVPRVTTTPQSTSTAPGTTTTASTVSTTHPPMTPVPRVTTTPHSTSTVPTTTTTASTVSTTHPPMTPVPRVTTTPQSTSTVPTTTTTASTVSTTHPPMTPVPRVTTTPQITTTVPTTTTTASTVSTTHPPMTPVPRVTATPQSTSTVPMTTTTGSTVSTTHPPMTPVPRVTATPQSTSTVPTTTTTASTVSTTHPPMTPVPRVTTTPQSTSTVPTTTTTASTVSTTHPPMTPVPRVTATQQSTSTVPTTTTTASTVSTTHPPMTPVPRVTTTPQITTTVPTTTTTASTVSTTHPQMTPVPRVTDTLQSTTAVPTNSTTASTVPTTHSQMTPVPRITTTQQSTSTVPTITTTPSTVSTTHPPMTPVPRVTTTPQSTSTVPTTTTTGSTVSTTHPPMTPVPRVTTTPQSTSTVPTTTTTASTVSTTHPPMTPVPRVTTTPQSTSTVPTTTTTGSTVSTTHPQMTPVPRVTTTPRSTSTVPTTTTSASTVSTTHPPMTPVPRVTITMSTSTLPTITTTGSTVSTTHPPMTPVPRVTTTPQSTSTVPTTTTTTATTTPTTSSPTTTSTTPTTTTPSTTETTTPTTNTPSTTTTSTTTTQIIATTTPTTSSPTKTSTTPTPNTSSKTLITPTTTTHSTTITTPTTTTPTKTSITPTTSKASTTITTPTMITPTTTSTTPTMITPSTISTTPTTTTPSTATTTPSKTTPTTATTTPTTTTATTTITTPTTTTQSTTTTPTTYTPSTTTSTKTTRTTTSTTPTTSTPSATTKLQPRLHNPQQKLQLQIHHQQQLQLRPHEQQHQLLQPRVHNQQHQILQPRPHKTQHQLL; encoded by the coding sequence ATGTCGACATCAACAACACCACAGTCTACATCTACAGTACCCACGACTACTACTACAGCGTCAACAGTATCTACCACACACCCTCCAATGACACCTGTACCGAGGGTTACAACAACACCACAGTCTACATCTACAGTACCCACGACTACTACTACAGGGTCAACAGTATCTACCACACACCCTCCAATGACACCTGTACCAAGGGTTACAGCAACACCACATTCTACCTCTACAGTACCCACGACTACTACTACAGCGTCAACAGTATCTACCACACACCCTCCAATGACACCTGTACCGAGGGTTACAACAACACCACAGTCTACATCTACAGTACCCACGACTACTACTACAGCGTCAACAGTATCTACCACACACCCTCCAATGACACCTGTACCGAGGGTTACAACAACACCTCAGTCTACATCTACAGTACCCACGACTACTACTACAGCATCAACAGTATCTACCACACACCCTCCAATGACACCTGTACCGAGGGTTACAACAACACCACAGTCTACATCTACAGTACCCACGACTACTACTACAGCGTCAACAGTATCTACCACACACCCTCCAATGACACCTGTACCGAGGGTTACAGCAACACAACAGTCTACATCTACAGTACCCATGACTACAACTACTACAGCGTCAACAGTATCTACCACACACCCTCCAATGACACCTGTACCGAGGGTTACAGCAACACAACAGTCTACATCTACAGTACCCACGACTACTACTACAGGGTCAACAGTATCTACCACACACCCTCCAATGACACCTGTACCGAGGGTTACAACAACACCACAGTCTACATCTACAGCACCCACAACTACTACTACAGCGTCAACAGTATCTACCACACACCCTCCAATGACACCTGTACCGAGAGTTACAGCTACACTACAGTCTACCTCTACAGTACCCACGACTTCTACTACAGCGTCAACAGTATCTACCACACACCCTCCAATGACACCTGTACCGAGGGTTACAACAACACCACAGTCTACATCTACAGCACCCGGGACTACTACTACAGCGTCAACAGTATCTACCACACACCCTCCAATGACACCTGTACCGAGGGTTACAACAACACCACATTCTACATCTACAGTACCCACGACTACTACTACAGCGTCAACAGTATCTACCACACACCCTCCAATGACACCTGTACCGAGGGTTACAACAACACCACAGTCTACATCTACAGTACCCACGACTACTACTACAGCGTCAACAGTATCTACCACACACCCTCCAATGACACCTGTACCGAGGGTTACAACAACACCACAGattacaactacagtacccacgACTACTACTACAGCGTCAACAGTATCTACCACACACCCTCCAATGACACCTGTACCGAGAGTTACGGCTACACCACAGTCTACATCTACAGTACCCATGACTACTACTACAGGGTCAACAGTATCTACCACACACCCTCCAATGACACCTGTACCGAGGGTTACGGCTACACCACAGTCTACATCTACAGTACCCACGACTACTACTACAGCGTCAACAGTATCTACCACACACCCTCCAATGACACCTGTACCGAGGGTTACAACAACACCACAGTCTACATCTACAGTACCCACGACTACTACTACAGCGTCAACAGTATCTACCACACACCCTCCAATGACACCTGTACCGAGGGTTACAGCAACACAACAGTCTACCTCTACAGTACCCACGACTACTACTACAGCGTCAACAGTATCTACCACACACCCTCCAATGACACCTGTACCGAGGGTTACAACAACACCACAGattacaactacagtacccacgACTACTACTACAGCGTCAACAGTATCTACCACACACCCTCAAATGACACCTGTACCGAGAGTTACAGATACACTACAGTCTACAACTGCAGTGCCCACGAATTCTACTACAGCGTCAACAGTACCTACCACACATTCTCAAATGACACCTGTACCGAGgattacaacaacacaacagtcTACCTCTACAGTACCCACGATTACTACTACACCGTCAACAGTATCTACCACACACCCTCCAATGACACCTGTACCGAGGGTTACAACAACACCACAGTCTACATCTACAGTACCCACGACTACTACTACAGGGTCAACAGTATCTACCACACACCCTCCAATGACACCTGTACCGAGGGTTACAACAACACCACAGTCTACATCTACAGTACCCACGACTACTACTACAGCGTCAACAGTATCTACCACACACCCTCCAATGACACCTGTACCGAGGGTTACAACAACACCACAGTCTACATCTACAGTACCCACGACTACTACTACAGGGTCAACAGTATCTACCACACACCCACAAATGACACCTGTACCGAGGGTTACAACAACACCACGTTCGACATCTACAGTACCTACGACTACTACTTCAGCGTCAACAGTATCTACCACACACCCTCCAATGACACCTGTACCAAGGGTTACAATAACGATGTCTACATCTACACTACCCACGATTACTACAACAGGGTCAACAGTATCTACCACACACCCTCCAATGACACCTGTACCGAGGGTTACAACAACACCACAGTCTACATCTACAGTACCCACGACTACTACTACTACAGCAACAACTACTCCAACTACGTCCTCACCAACCACAACATCAACTACTCCAACCACGACTACACCATCAACAACAGAAACAACGACTCCAACTACAAATAcaccatcaacaacaacaacttcAACTACGACCACACAAATCATAGCAACAACTACTCCAACTACGTCTTCACCAACCAAAACATCGACTACTCCAACCCCGAATACATCatcaaaaacattaattactCCAACCACGACTACACATTCAACAACAATAACTACTCCTACTACGACCACACcaacaaaaacatcaattaCTCCAACTACATCTAAAGCATCAACGACAATAACTACACCAACCATGATCACACCAACTACAACATCAACTACTCCAACTATGATCACACCATCAACAATATCCACTACTCCAACTACGACTACACCatcaacagcaacaacaactcCATCTAAGACTACaccaacaacagcaacaacaactcCAACCACGActacagcaacaacaacaataactaCTCCAACCACGACTACACAATCCACAACAACAACTCCAACTACATATACACCATCAACAACAACTTCAACTAAGACCACACGAACCACAACATCAACTACTCCAACCACGAGCACACCATCAGCAACAACTAAACTCCAACCACGACTACACAATCCACAACAAAAACTCCAACTACAAATACACCATCAACAACAACTTCAACTACGACCACACGAACAACAACATCAACTACTCCAACCACGAGTACACAATCAACAACATCAAATACTTCAGCCACGaccacacaaaacacaacatcaACTACTCTAA
- the LOC138322168 gene encoding uncharacterized protein, with the protein MTTPTSTATTPTMITLTSTLTTSTTTSPSTISTTPTTTTPSTATTTPSKTTQTTATTTPTTTTPTTATTTPTTTTQSTTTTPTTNTPSTTTSTSTTRTTTSTTPTTTTPSATTTSTTTSPTKTSTTPSATIPTTTSTPTTPTPSTKTTIPTTSTTSTTTTSPTTTTPTTTSTSPSMTPSPTTPTPSTQFTTTPTTTRSTTTTTATTTTPTTPSTTTSTTTPSTKSTNTTPSTKTIPTTTTPSTTTPTTTTQSTAITTSTKTTTSQTTSTKATPSLTTLSMTPSSTTPYKILTQTRTIPSKTTNQTPTTLSKTTIQTTTKQSKPTTPTTTTPSTTTDQTTTRSSTRTTPIKP; encoded by the coding sequence ATGACCACACCAACGTCAACAGCAACTACTCCAACTATGATCACACTAACGTCAACATTAACTACTTCAACCACGACTTCACCATCAACAATATCCACTACTCCAACTACGACTACACCatcaacagcaacaacaactcCATCTAAGACTACAcaaacaacagcaacaacaactcCAACCACGACTACaccaacaacagcaacaactaCTCCAACCACGACTACACAATCCACAACAACAACTCCAACTACAAATACACCATCAACAACAACTTCAACTTCGACCACACGAACCACAACATCAACTACTCCAACAACGACCACACCATCAGCAACAACTACTTCAACCACCACTTCACCAACCAAAACATCAACTACTCCAAGTGCGACCATACCGACCACAACAAGTACTCCAACCACGCCTACACcgtcaacaaaaacaacaattccAACCACGAGtacaacatcaacaacaacaacttcTCCAACCACGACCACACcaaccacaacatcaacatctcCATCAATGACACCTTCTCCAACTACGCCTACACCATCTACACAATTCACAACAACTCCAACCACGACTCggtcaacaacaacaactactgCCACCACGACCACACCAACCACACCATCAACTACGACATCCACGACTACACCGTCAACAAAATCAACCAACACTACTCCGTCCACAAAAACAATTCCAACTACGACAACACCATCTACCACTACACCCACAACGACCACACAATCCACAGCAATAACTACTTCAACTAAAACTACTACATCCCAAACAACTTCAACCAAGGCCACACCATCCCTAACAACTCTATCCATGACACCTTCTTCGACTACACCATATAAAATACTTACTCAAACCAGAACTATACCATCTAAAACAACTAATCAAACCCCGACAACACTATCTAAAACAACTATTCAAACCACGACTAAACAATCTAAACCAACTACTCCAACCACAACAACACCGTCCACAACAACTGATCAAACCACAACTAGATCATCCACAAGAACTACTCCAATCAAACCATAA
- the LOC138322169 gene encoding mucin-2-like, whose protein sequence is MNSPQHLLQTLLQPQLLLPLQHRPQLLLLLQIKQLLLLLQHRPLLLTTTTTSSTTTPTTTTPSTTTPTTTTSSITTPTTNYKTTSSTTTPPTTTTTTPSTTTTTPTTTTSSTTTPTTTTSSTTTPTTTTSSTTTPTTTTSSTTTPTTTTSSTTTPTTTTSSTTTPTTTTSSTTTPTTTTPSTTTPTTTTSSTTTPTTTTSSTTTPTTTTSSTTTPTTTTSSTTTPTTTTSSTTTPTTTTSSTTTPTYYNIIHNYSYYYNIVHNYSYYYNTTTTTSSTTTPTTTTSSTGTPTTTTSSTTTPTTTLQHPTTTLTTTSSTTTPTTTTTSSTTTPTTTTSSTTTPTTTTSSTTTPTTTTSSTTTPTTTTSSTTTPTTTHTSSTLLPTTTTSSTTTPTTTTSSTTTPTTTTSSTTTPTTTTSSTTTPTTTTTTSSTTTPTTTTSSTTTPTTTTSSTTTPTTTTSSTTTPTTTTSSTTTPTTTTSSTTTPTTTTSSTTTPTTTTSSTTTPTTTTSSTTTPTTTTSSTTTPTTTTSSTTTPTTTTSSTTTPTTTTSSTTTPTTTTTSSTTTPTTTTSSTTTPTTTTIVHTTTPTTTTSSTTTPTTTTSSTTTPTTTTSSTTTPTTTTTSSTTTPTTTTSSTTTPTTTTTTSSTTTPTTTTSSTITTTSSTTTTITPSMTIWSTSTPITTIASKTTTTSQTPTTPSTTTTNSPTTTTMFTTTPTTTTPSTTTTTPTTTTPSTTTTPTTTTTSTATTYMLTTTKPSTTTTITPTTTSPSITTRTTSTTATPSLIPIEDISTFSTPSITTTTAPSTTTPSTTTPTTTTPSTTTPTTTTPSTTIPTPTTPSKTTTTTQTTATPSTTTKTTPATTATSTTTTATPTTTKMSTSTLTTLTPSKIPIVSISTSGIAATTQTTTTPSTTTKTTPTTTTTSTTTTATPTTTTMSETTTMPNTTTTFTTTTTTLSPTKPSTTARTTSTTATPSTTTTTTTAFIIPITSISTSRTPQTTTTTPTTITASTTTPTTTTPSTTTTIASITTTPSTTTSTTPNTTIAATTTPTTTTPSTTTSTTPNTTIAATTTSIATILQLQ, encoded by the exons ATGAACAGTCCacaacatctactccaaacacTACTCCaaccacaactactcctaccactacaacatcgtccacagctactcctactactacaaatcaaacaactactcctactactacaacatcgtccactaCTACtcactactactacaacatcgtccactactactcctactactacaacaccgtccacaactactcctactactacaacatcgtccattACTACTCCTACCACAAACTACAaaacaacatcgtccacaactactcctccCACAACAACTACTACAACACCGTCCACAA ccacaactactcctactactacaacatcgtccacaactactcctactactacaacatcgtccacaactactcctactactacaacatcgtccacaactactcctactactacaacatcgtccacaactactcctactactacaacatcgtccacaactactcctactactacaacatcgtccacaactactcctactactacaacatcgtccacaactactcctactactacaacaccgtccacaactactcctactactacaacatcgtccacaactactcctactactacaacatcgtccacaactactcctactactacaacatcgtccacaactactcctactactacaacatcgtccacaactactcctactactacaacatcgtccacaactactcctactactacaacatcgtccacaactactcctacttaCTACAACATcatccacaactactcctactactacaacatcgtccacaactactcctactactacaacacc actactacaacatcgtccacaactactcctactactacaacatcgtccactggtactcctactactacaacatcgtccacaactactcctactactaca ctacaaCATCCCACAACTACCCtaactacaacatcgtccacaactactcctactactactacaacatcgtccacaactactcctactactacaacatcgtccacaactactcctactactacaacatcgtccacaactactcctactactacaacatcgtccacaactactcctactactacaacatcgtccacaactactcctactactacacaCACATCGTCCacactacta cctactactacaacatcgtccacaactactcctactactacaacatcgtccacaactactcctactactacaacatcgtccacaactactcctactactacaacatcgtccacaactactcctactactactactacaacatcgtccacaactactcctactactacaacatcgtccacaactactcctactactacaacatcgtccacaactactcctactactacaacatcgtccacaactactcctactactacaac atcgtccacaactactcctactactacaacatcgtccacaactactcctactactacaacatcgtccacaactactcctactactacaacatcgtccacaactactcctactactacaacatcgtccacaactactcctactactacaacatcgtccacaactactcctactactacaacatcgtccacaactactcctactactacaacatcgtccacaactactcctactactacaacatcgtccacaactactcctactactactacaacatcgtccacaactactcctact actacaacatcgtccacaactactcctactactacaacaatCGTCCACActactactcctactactacaacatcgtccacaactactcctactactacaacatcgtccacaactactcctactactacaacatcgtccacaactactcctactactactacaacatcgtccacaactactcctactactacaacatcgtccacaactactcctactactactacaacaacatcgtccacaactacacctactactacaacatcgtccaca attactacaacatcgtccaccaCTACAACAATTACTCCATCCATGACGATATGGTCCACATCCACTCCAATCACTACGATAGCGTCAAAAACTACAACAACTTCTCAAACACCCACGACACcatcaacaactacaacaaaTTCACCAACCACTACGACAATGTTTACAACTACTCCGACCACTACAACACCATCCACAACTACAACTACTCCGACCACTACAACACCATCCACAACAACTACTCCAACCACTACGACAACGTCCACAGCTACAACATATATGCTAACTACTACGAAACCatccacaacaacaacaattacTCCGACCACCACGTCACCATCCATAACTACAAGAACTACTTCAACCACTGCAACACCTTCTCTTATTCCAATCGAAGATATATCTACTTTTAGTACACCGTCCATAACTACAACAACTGCTCCATCTACCACGACaccgtccacaactactccaaCCACTACGACACCATCCACAACTACTCCAACTACTACGACACCGTCCACAACTATTCCAACCCCTACGACACCGTCAAAAACTACAACAACTACTCAAACCACCGCGACACCATCAACGACTACAAAGACTACTCCAGCCACCACGGCGACTTCCACAACTACAACAGCTACACCAACCACTACGAAAATGTCCACAAGTACTCTTACGACTTTAACACCTTCCAAAATTCCAATCGTATCCATATCTACTTCTGGTATAGCAGCAACTACTCAAACCACCACGACACCATCAACGACTACAAAGACTACTCCAACCACCACGACGACGTCCACAACTACAACAGCTACACCAACCACTACGACTATGTCTGAAACTACAACTATGCCAAACACTACAACAACATTCacaacaacaactactactTTATCCCCTACGAAACCATCCACAACTGCAAGAACTACTTCAACCACTGCAACACCGTCCACAACTACAACCACTACAACAGCATTCATAATTCCAATCACATCTATATCTACTTCTAGAACACCGCAAACAACTACAACTACTCCAACCACCATAACAGCTTCCACAActactccaacaactacaacaccgTCCACAACTACAACAATTGCTTCAATCACCACAACACCGTCCACAACTACTTCAACAACTCCAAACACTACAATAGCGGCCACAACTACTCCCACAACTACAACACCGTCCACAACTACTTCAACAACTCCAAACACTACAATAGCGGCCACAACTACTTCCATCGCCACAATACTACAACTACAATAA